The nucleotide sequence CCGCTCGGCGTCGGCGTCGGCGGTGGCCTCGGCGGCTGCGTCCCCCTCCTCGCCCTCGGCCAGCTCGTAGAGCAGCGGCAGGTCCTCCAGGCGCTGACGCAGGCCGTTGACCCGGCGCAGGTCGGCCTGGACGTGGGAAAGCTGGCTGGTCACCTGCTGGGCGTGCTCCTGGTCGTTCCACAGATCCGGGGAGGCAGCCTGCTGCTCGAGCTCGTCCACCCGGCGACGCAGCTCCTCCACGTCCAGCACCGCCTCGACGGTGCCCAGGGTGGTCTCGAGCTCGGCCAGGTCAGCAATGACGTCGGGATGCACGATTCACCAGGCTACCGCCCTGATCAACCGACCAACCGCCTAGGCGCAGGAGGCCGCCCCCGGCGTCTAGATCGTCATGATGCGGTCGACCAGCTTGGCCAGCGCCTTGTAGTGGTTGACCGTGAACTCCGCGACCGCCTTGTCGTAGGGGTCCGGCACGGCCCGGTAGGTGGCCTTGGCCTCGGCCAACCGGTCGGCCACCGCCTGCTGGGCGGTCTCCAGCAGCTCGTTGCGGTGGCGCTCGCTCATGTCGCCGGCGTTGGCCAGCCGCAGGATGAGCGGGCTGCGCACGGTGTCGCCCACCGCGGCGACCGCATCACCCTGGCCCAGCCACGCCTTGAAGGCTCGGCGGCCGGCGGCGGTGATGACGTACTGCTGGCTGGAGCGCGCACCGAGCTTGCCCAGGCGCAGCAGGCCGGCCTCGGTGAGGGCGGGCAGCTCCCGGTACACCTGACTACGAGTGAGACCGAAGTACCCGCTGTAACGCTCTTCGGCCAGCGCCATCAGCTGACCGCCGGTGGCCGGCCCCTCGCGGAGGAGTCCGAGCAGCGCCGCAGCGGTGGAGTTCAGCTGGATGCGCGTAGCCATCCTTCCACCGTGCCACCGTGCACCCGAGGACGTCCACTCACGACCGTCCATATCGGACGAAACTGCAGCCACCGGCCAGCGGGACGACGGTACGAGCAGGCCGGTACCG is from Rhodococcus sp. X156 and encodes:
- a CDS encoding helix-turn-helix transcriptional regulator, whose product is MATRIQLNSTAAALLGLLREGPATGGQLMALAEERYSGYFGLTRSQVYRELPALTEAGLLRLGKLGARSSQQYVITAAGRRAFKAWLGQGDAVAAVGDTVRSPLILRLANAGDMSERHRNELLETAQQAVADRLAEAKATYRAVPDPYDKAVAEFTVNHYKALAKLVDRIMTI